A portion of the Microlunatus phosphovorus NM-1 genome contains these proteins:
- a CDS encoding polysaccharide biosynthesis protein, which produces MVGRKVHLSDIREVDMEDLLGRRQIHTDVAEIADYLNNRVVLITGAGGSIGSELARQVHRFGPKELVMLDRDESALHAVQLSIYGKGLLDTPDVVLADIRDAQVIEEVFALHRPEVVFHAAALKHLPMLEQYPEEGWKTNVQGTLNVLEAARKVGCVHFVNVSTDKAADPSCTLGRTKRTAERLTAWYSANAHGTYISVRFGNVLGSRGSVLHSFMEQIRRGGPVTVTHPDITRYFMTVPEACQLVIQAGAIGEAGEVLVFDMGEPVRILDVARRLVSQSGKEIEITFTGLRHGEKLHEALFSAGEYGIRRCHPLITHVPVQGLAPEDLAADPSRLELALAAPGRRPSYS; this is translated from the coding sequence ATGGTTGGCCGAAAGGTCCATCTCAGCGACATTCGCGAGGTGGACATGGAGGATCTTCTCGGTCGTCGGCAGATTCACACCGACGTGGCCGAGATCGCCGACTATCTCAACAATCGGGTGGTACTGATCACCGGCGCGGGCGGGTCGATCGGATCCGAGTTGGCACGACAGGTGCACCGGTTCGGACCGAAAGAGCTGGTGATGCTCGATCGCGACGAGTCGGCGCTGCACGCCGTCCAGTTGTCGATCTATGGCAAAGGTCTACTGGACACCCCCGACGTGGTGCTGGCCGACATCCGCGACGCCCAGGTGATCGAGGAAGTCTTCGCGTTGCATCGTCCGGAGGTGGTGTTCCACGCCGCCGCACTGAAGCACCTGCCGATGTTGGAGCAGTATCCAGAAGAGGGCTGGAAGACCAATGTCCAAGGGACGCTGAACGTGTTGGAGGCGGCGCGCAAGGTCGGCTGCGTCCACTTCGTCAATGTGTCGACCGACAAGGCCGCCGACCCCAGCTGCACCCTGGGTCGGACGAAGCGGACCGCTGAACGTTTGACGGCGTGGTACAGCGCCAACGCGCACGGGACCTATATCTCCGTCCGGTTCGGCAACGTCCTCGGGAGTCGTGGTTCGGTGCTGCACTCCTTCATGGAACAGATCCGCCGAGGTGGTCCGGTGACCGTGACCCACCCGGACATCACCCGCTATTTCATGACGGTTCCGGAAGCCTGCCAGCTGGTGATCCAGGCCGGGGCGATCGGCGAGGCCGGGGAGGTGCTGGTCTTCGACATGGGGGAGCCGGTTCGGATCCTCGACGTGGCCCGGCGTCTGGTTTCCCAGTCCGGCAAGGAGATCGAGATCACCTTCACCGGCTTGAGGCACGGTGAGAAGCTGCACGAGGCACTGTTCAGTGCCGGTGAGTACGGCATTCGGCGTTGTCACCCGCTGATCACCCACGTGCCTGTGCAGGGCTTGGCGCCCGAGGACCTGGCAGCCGATCCCAGCCGGCTCGAGTTGGCGTTGGCCGCCCCGGGCAGACGGCCCTCGTATTCATGA
- a CDS encoding LCP family protein, with translation MSTESDDGRPPLRRRRRVVLPIILVGVALAVVGALAVGSVYALRVDSAVNQNLRRVDDLPAQVPADPSEAPRPAKNSNSQAVNYVLIGSDSRDISNAGAGRSDALMVLHLTGDRRAAYLISFPRDMYVPIPGHGKDKINAAFAYGGTALTIRTLEGLLDVRMDHVAVIDFDGFVGLTEDLGGVTVFNEHPSVSGGWAFPLGKVTIRGEQALAYVRERKQLPGGDLDRSQRQRAVVAAIIGKGLSRQVITDPDQFIRFAGGAARHITVDRQLNERELRSTALSLRLTPDDLHLIQAPIRGFGTSPTKQSIDLVDQAKLDELAAAMHDDRMADYRTKYPEG, from the coding sequence GTGAGCACGGAGTCTGACGACGGTCGACCTCCGCTGCGACGTCGACGCCGCGTGGTGCTCCCGATCATCCTGGTTGGCGTTGCCCTGGCGGTGGTCGGTGCGCTGGCGGTTGGTTCCGTCTACGCGCTGCGGGTGGATTCGGCAGTCAACCAGAACTTGCGACGGGTCGACGACCTGCCGGCGCAAGTACCCGCCGACCCGTCCGAAGCGCCACGGCCAGCGAAGAATTCCAACAGCCAGGCGGTCAACTACGTCTTGATCGGATCTGACAGCAGGGACATCAGCAACGCCGGGGCGGGTCGAAGCGATGCCTTGATGGTGCTGCACCTGACCGGGGACCGTCGGGCCGCGTACCTGATTTCCTTCCCGCGCGATATGTATGTGCCGATCCCCGGTCACGGAAAGGACAAGATCAACGCCGCGTTCGCTTACGGCGGCACCGCCCTGACCATCCGCACACTCGAAGGCTTGCTGGATGTCCGGATGGACCATGTCGCGGTGATCGACTTCGACGGGTTCGTCGGATTGACCGAGGATCTAGGTGGGGTCACCGTCTTCAACGAGCACCCCTCGGTCTCGGGCGGCTGGGCATTTCCGCTCGGAAAGGTCACGATTCGCGGCGAGCAAGCGTTGGCGTACGTCCGGGAACGCAAGCAACTGCCTGGCGGCGATCTCGACCGTTCACAGCGACAGCGCGCGGTCGTCGCCGCGATCATCGGCAAGGGACTGAGTCGGCAGGTGATCACTGACCCAGATCAGTTCATCCGCTTCGCCGGGGGTGCCGCCCGCCACATTACCGTCGACCGACAGCTGAACGAGCGCGAGCTGCGGTCCACGGCGCTGTCGCTGCGGCTGACGCCGGATGATCTTCACCTGATCCAGGCGCCGATCCGTGGCTTCGGCACCTCGCCGACCAAGCAGAGCATCGACCTCGTTGACCAGGCCAAGCTGGACGAACTGGCAGCAGCGATGCATGACGATCGGATGGCTGACTACCGGACCAAGTACCCGGAGGGATGA
- the msrA gene encoding peptide-methionine (S)-S-oxide reductase MsrA yields the protein MLFSQQKVTMIDPARALRGRDHSVLKEPTFHEVFGIPVTSVPKGSEVIYLGLGCFWGAEKLYWNTPGVTNTASGYAGGFTPNPTYEEVCSARTGHAEVVKVVYDPSKTDVEQLLKVFFENHDPTTGMRQGNDIGTQYRSVIYTTTPAQLEAATKTRDAFQIEFTRAGYRAITTEIAPIEEFYYAEDYHQQYLDRNPFGYCPVHATGVTCNP from the coding sequence ATGTTGTTCTCCCAGCAGAAGGTCACCATGATCGATCCCGCCCGCGCCCTGCGCGGACGTGATCACTCGGTCTTGAAGGAGCCCACCTTCCACGAGGTCTTCGGCATCCCGGTCACCTCGGTCCCGAAGGGCTCGGAGGTCATCTATCTCGGTCTCGGCTGCTTCTGGGGTGCAGAGAAGCTCTACTGGAACACCCCTGGGGTGACCAACACCGCCTCGGGCTACGCGGGCGGGTTCACTCCGAACCCGACCTACGAGGAGGTTTGCAGCGCGCGGACCGGTCACGCCGAGGTCGTCAAGGTCGTCTACGACCCGAGCAAGACTGATGTCGAGCAGCTGCTCAAGGTGTTCTTCGAGAACCACGACCCGACCACGGGCATGCGGCAGGGCAACGACATCGGGACGCAATACCGCTCGGTGATCTACACCACGACGCCCGCTCAGCTGGAGGCCGCGACCAAGACCAGGGACGCGTTCCAGATCGAGTTCACCCGCGCCGGCTATCGGGCGATCACCACCGAGATCGCCCCGATCGAGGAGTTCTACTACGCCGAGGACTACCACCAGCAGTATCTGGACCGGAACCCGTTTGGTTACTGCCCGGTGCACGCCACCGGAGTGACCTGCAACCCTTGA